A segment of the Fusobacterium ulcerans genome:
ATTATATATTCTATAATTTTGGAATAAATCATGTAAAAGATGTATTCAAGGAAGGAAAGCAAGTAGTAAAAAATAAACATGTTTGTTACAAATAAAAAATATTTTTTTAATATTTAATATCTTTAAAACTAAAATTTATCAGTGAATAAAAAAGAAGAATCAAAAACTATTGGTTCTTCTTTTTGTTTTAGTGTAGAATATAGTAAAAGAATAAAAACATATTATCAAGGGGATGATTGTATGCAGATATTTATTTTAATCATAAGCAACATAATTAATTTAATACTGGGTTTTATTCTGCAACCATGGTTGGAACTTTCATTTGGTTCTATTAATGGCAAGGCTATAGGGAGTTATGAAATATTAGAAGCAGAAGTTGAAGCACATCCAGCATTAGGATGGGCTACTGTAGTTATTTATGTTGTAATATTTCTTCTTTTAAATATTCTTTTTTTGAAATGGAGCAAATTAAAATTTTTTAAATATATTAAATATAACTGTCTGGCCTTTGTTATAGGCTTTATCCTTTCTATTGGCGGAAGAATATTTTAATAAAATTAAAGAGAAGAGGTAAACCAAATAATTGATTTAAATCTTCTCTTTTTCAATTCTATAGAGCTATTTTGTATTCGTCATAATTTATTGTGATAGCAACTTCTTTAAAAGATATTTCATATAAAACAAGCTTATCTTCAAAGTTATCTATTATCTCTTTGTAACCAGGTACTTTTTCACAAATAACCTGTTTGAAGTCAGACATAGGAAGATCACTCTTTTTAACTATTCCGCAATTTGTACGTGCAAACTCTTCACTTTCTTTTGGGATAGTTGTAAAAGATACTTTATTATTTTTTTCAAATTCTTTTGTTTTTACTTCATCTTTAAAGGTACCAAAATATAGAATATTTTCATCTGGACAGAAATAAAAACTTACTATTCTAACATTTGGAATATCATTTACGCTTGTAGCCAATGCAATATCAGATTGCTCCTCCATTATTTTATGAAATTCTTTAAGTAAATCCATTTTTTACCTCCATAAATTATTTTCTCAATAGATCTATTGTTACTTAAGTATAACATTTAAAATCTGACATCAGTATGTCATAGTTTAAAAATAAAAATTCAGGATGTGATAAAATTTGAAAATTGACAGGCTTCTCTCTATTGTTATAGTACTTCTTGAGCAAAATAAAATAAGTGCAACTAAATTAGCTGAAATGTTTGAGGTAACTACCAGAACTATTTACAGAGACATAGAAACAATACAAGCAGCAGGAATCCCCATTGTTACTTATACTGGTATCAATGGAGGTATTGGCATTTTAGAAAAATATAAAATAGATAAAAAATTTTTTACAAAAGAAGATATAACTACTCTTATGACAGGTTTAGGGAGTATATCTTCATCAGTTTCCAATGTTGAATTAACCAAAGTACTTACGAAATTACAAAGCCTTATTCCAGAAGAACATATTCAGGAGATAAAGCTTAAATCAGGGCAGATAATAATCGATCTGACTACATGGAGTGGAAATAAGAAGCTTCAAAGTAATCTCAATAAAATAAAAGAAGGATTAAATGAAAGAAAATATCTTGAATTTCATTACTTAGATGGAAGTGGAAGAAGCTCAAAAAGAAAAGTAGAGCCATACCAGCTTTTATGGAAAGAAGAAAAATGGTATATGAACAGCTACTGTACTTTAAGAAATGATTTTCGTCTTTTTAAATTAGCAAGAATTTCATATTTAAAAGTACTTGATGAAACTTTTACTTTAAGAAAATTTGATATAAAAGATCTGGAAATGAACTGGATAGAAAAAAGAATAATAAATATAAAGCTTCTTGCAGATATCTCTCTTAAAGAAAGAATACTGGAAAGGTGTGAAGAAGACAGAATAACTTATTGTGATGAAAATAAAATGATAGTTGATTTTCCTTTTGTAGATGATGATTTTGACTATGAGGAACTTCTTAGTTTTGGAAATAGATGTGAATGTTTGGAACCAGCAGAAGTAAGGGAAAAACTTATAAAAATGATAAGGGATACAATGAAGATATATGAATAAAAAAATGGAGGAAATCCAACTGTTGAATTTCTCCCCATTTTAATTATGTATCACTATTTTACAGCAATAACTTCTATTTCAACTTTTACATCTTTTGGAAGTCTAGCAACTTCTACACATGCTCTTGCAGGTTTTACATCTCCAAGATATTCAGCATAAACTTCGTTTACAGCTGCGAAATCGTTCATATCTTTAATGAACACTCCAGCTCTTACTACATCTTTGAAAGTATATCCAGCAGCTTCAAGTATAGCTTTGATATTTTCTAGAGATTGTTTAGTTTGAGCTTTTACGCAGTCAGAAACTAAAGTCATTGTTTCAGGAACAAATGGAATTTGTCCAGATACATAAAGAGTTCCGTTAGCTTCAACAGCTTGTGAGTATGGTCCTAAAGCAGCAGGTGCTTTTTCAGTGTGAATTATTTTTTTCATTAATTTTTCCTCCTAGATTTTATATTCTTTTTATAAACTTACCTGATGATTTCATGATAAGTTCATTGTTTCTTATTATTATATTTCCTCTAAGTATAACTGTATCTATTACTGCTGAAAGAGGAAAATTTTCATAACAGCTGTATTTAGCAGCAGTATGCATATTTTCTATCTTTGAATTTTTTTTCTCAAATATTACTATATCAGCATCACTGCCTTTTGTCAATATACCTTTTTTAGGGAACAATCCAAATATTTTAGCTGGATTTTCACAGGCTGTTTTTAAAAATGTCTCTACAGAAAGCCTTCCATTGATTACTTCATTAAATAATAAAGGGATTCTCTCTTCTACTCCGGGAATTCCATTGGGACACAATTTAAAATCATTTTTTCCTTTTGATTTATCCTCTAAAGTAAAAGAACAATGATCAGTTGCTATGACATCTATTCTGTTGCTGGCTAAAGCTTTTTTTATATATTCTGTATCCTCTTTTTTTCTCAAAGGCGGGCTTAAAATATAGTCAAGTCCATTTTCTTCCATATATTTTTCTTCTGTAAGGAAAAGATATTGAGGACAAGACTCTACAAAAAATCTGACTCCTCTTCTTCTGAAATCTTCAATTATTTCCATTGATTCTTTAGATGAAATATGAACCAGATAAAGCTTTTCAAAACCAGTTATTTCAGCATAAGAGAGAAGCTTATACACTGAACATCCCTCAATAAAATCAGGTCTTGATTCAGCATGATATATAGGAGTGAGCTTATTTTCTTCAGTAAATTTACCTCTTAAAAATTCTATTCCCTTATCATCTTCAGAATGAACACAAACAACCATATCTAATTTTTTTGCATATTCAAACATTCTTAAAACATCATCATCAGTCATCTTATAGGCATATGTCATGTATATTTTCACACTGTTGATGCCTCTTTTTTTCAAATCCTCCATCTGTGAAAATATATCACTGTAGACTTCTTGTACTACTCCATGAAAAGAATAATCTATATTGGAATTTTCAGCATCTTTCATATATTTATTTATCTGATAATCCAGTCCACATCCCTTTGGTCCAAATCCTGGGTGATCTACAATAGTTGTAGTTCCACCAAAAGCTGCTGCTGCACTTCCAGAATAAAAGTCATCAGCTGATATTATTCCTACATCAATATTAAAATGAGTGTGGACATCAACTCCACCAGGAATAATATATTTTCCCTCAGCATCAAATATATTGCTGCAAATATCTTCAGAAATATCTTTATCTATTTTCTTTATTTTTTCATTCTCTATTAAAATATCCAGCTTTTCAATTTTGTTTCCTATTAATATATTTCCATTTTTTATCAACAGCATAAAAATACTCCTTCTTAAAGAAAATAGAATCTATTTTGTTAAATAAGCTTTTAAAATTGCATAATATCCTTCAGTTACATTATATAGACTATCTAATTCTATGTATTCATCTATTGTATGTGCTAAGTTTTCTCTTGATGGTCCATATCCTATTGTTTTTATTCCTGCTTCTCCTGCATAGTGAGATCCATTTGTACAGAAATTATAGTGAGTGATTGTAGGAGTCTGTCCTATTCCCTCTAAAGCTTTTAATGCTTTTTGTACATACTCATCTTTCTCTTCAAATAACCATCCTGGGAAGAATCTCTCTCCTTCTATTGTTGCACCAGTCCAGCATTTTTCTACTCCTCTTGCATATGATACTTTTGCTTTAAGAGTTTCATCTTCTTTTGCCATTTCATCTAGTAATTTTTGAATAGGTGCCAATACACTTTCAGGAGTTTCTCCTACTAGAAGTCTTCTGTCATAAGTTGCTCTGCAATAGTCAGGGACTACTGATGCTCCTGGGTATGGAGATGATTTTACATCTGTTAATTCAAGTATTCCATATCCCAATGTGTCATGGTGAGTCATTGGTAGTTTTTGAATATTTTCAATTATTTTCATCATTTTATATACTGCATTTATTCCTTTTTCTGGGTTAGCTGAGTGAGCAGGTTTTCCAAAAGTTTCTACTACTATTTCCCCTCTTCCTCTTTGTCCTATTTTAAGATTAAGCTGAGAAGCTTCTCCTATTATTACATAATCAGGTTTTACATATTTACTGATCTCTCTTGCTGCTACTCCTTCGAAACACTCTTCATGAACTACACCAGCTATGAATATTTCTCCAGCAAATTCTTTTTTAAGGTCTTGAGCTAAATATGCCCCAGCTAAAAGCATTGCGCACACAGCACCTTTCATGTCAGTAGTTCCTCTACCATATAGTTTACCATCTTCTATATTTCCAGCAAAAGGTTTCTTAGTCCATTTTTCTTCATCTACTGGAACAGTGTCTATATGACCGTCCATAAGTACTTTTGGCCCTTCATATTTTCCTTTTACAGAACCAATAACATTTCCGTACTTGTCTACATGTACAGTATCATACCCTACTTCAAGGCATAATTTTTTAATATATTCTGCTACTTCTTTTTCTTCTCCTGAATAACTTCTTCTTTGAATAAGGTTTTGAAGTACTTCTACTATCTGTTCTTTTCTTTCATTAGTCAACATTTAAATTCCTCCTGAATTTTTTATTTAAAATATGATTTATTTATTTGGATAAGCTCCGTTCCATACTACATTTTTGAACCCTTCTACATCTGTATCTCCTTCAGTGCTGATACATAGTATTCTTGAGTTTTCATCTAATTTAAGTTCTTTCATAAGTTCTTTGTATTCTTCTTTCTTTTCTGAAAGAATAGTGAATAGTCCCAGCCCTACAGCTCCTGATTCCCCAGAAATAACTCTTGTATCTGTTCCAAGAGGACTAGAAAGTACTCTCATTCCTCTAGCTGCAACCTGATCATCACATGATACAGAGAAGTCTGCATTGTCTCTTAATATTTTCCAGCTGATAGTATTTGGTTCTCCACAAGCAAGTCCAGCCATTATAGTAGTAAGATCTCCAGTTACATTATGTGGATTTCCATCATTAGCTTCCATAGATTTATATATACAGTTAGCTCCATGAGGTTCACAGATAACTGTTATTGGTCTGTCATCTCCATAAAGGTGAGCTAAATATCCTTGTACTGCCCCTGCGAATGATCCTACCCCAGCTTGAAGAAATACATGAGTAGGTTTTTCTTCTTTAGCTGCTTCCAGCTGCTCTACTACTTCATTTATTATTGTTGAATATCCCTGCATGATCCATAGAGGAATTTCTTCATATCCGTCCCATGCAGTATCCTGTACCATTATCCATCCATGATCTTGTGCACCTTTATTAGCAAGTCTTACAGCATCATCATAGTTAAGATCAGTTATACTTACATCTGCTCCTTCTTTAGCTATTGCATCAAATCTCATTTGAGCAGAACCTTTAGGCATATATACAACAGATTTTTGTCTAAGTCTTGCAGCCATCCATGCTACACCTCTACCGTGGTTACCATCAGTAGCAGTAACAAAAGTAACATCTCCAAGCTGTTTTTTTACTTCATCAG
Coding sequences within it:
- a CDS encoding pyridoxamine 5'-phosphate oxidase family protein; amino-acid sequence: MDLLKEFHKIMEEQSDIALATSVNDIPNVRIVSFYFCPDENILYFGTFKDEVKTKEFEKNNKVSFTTIPKESEEFARTNCGIVKKSDLPMSDFKQVICEKVPGYKEIIDNFEDKLVLYEISFKEVAITINYDEYKIAL
- a CDS encoding helix-turn-helix transcriptional regulator → MKIDRLLSIVIVLLEQNKISATKLAEMFEVTTRTIYRDIETIQAAGIPIVTYTGINGGIGILEKYKIDKKFFTKEDITTLMTGLGSISSSVSNVELTKVLTKLQSLIPEEHIQEIKLKSGQIIIDLTTWSGNKKLQSNLNKIKEGLNERKYLEFHYLDGSGRSSKRKVEPYQLLWKEEKWYMNSYCTLRNDFRLFKLARISYLKVLDETFTLRKFDIKDLEMNWIEKRIINIKLLADISLKERILERCEEDRITYCDENKMIVDFPFVDDDFDYEELLSFGNRCECLEPAEVREKLIKMIRDTMKIYE
- a CDS encoding RidA family protein, encoding MKKIIHTEKAPAALGPYSQAVEANGTLYVSGQIPFVPETMTLVSDCVKAQTKQSLENIKAILEAAGYTFKDVVRAGVFIKDMNDFAAVNEVYAEYLGDVKPARACVEVARLPKDVKVEIEVIAVK
- the hydA gene encoding dihydropyrimidinase, with the translated sequence MLLIKNGNILIGNKIEKLDILIENEKIKKIDKDISEDICSNIFDAEGKYIIPGGVDVHTHFNIDVGIISADDFYSGSAAAAFGGTTTIVDHPGFGPKGCGLDYQINKYMKDAENSNIDYSFHGVVQEVYSDIFSQMEDLKKRGINSVKIYMTYAYKMTDDDVLRMFEYAKKLDMVVCVHSEDDKGIEFLRGKFTEENKLTPIYHAESRPDFIEGCSVYKLLSYAEITGFEKLYLVHISSKESMEIIEDFRRRGVRFFVESCPQYLFLTEEKYMEENGLDYILSPPLRKKEDTEYIKKALASNRIDVIATDHCSFTLEDKSKGKNDFKLCPNGIPGVEERIPLLFNEVINGRLSVETFLKTACENPAKIFGLFPKKGILTKGSDADIVIFEKKNSKIENMHTAAKYSCYENFPLSAVIDTVILRGNIIIRNNELIMKSSGKFIKRI
- a CDS encoding YgeY family selenium metabolism-linked hydrolase — encoded protein: MLTNERKEQIVEVLQNLIQRRSYSGEEKEVAEYIKKLCLEVGYDTVHVDKYGNVIGSVKGKYEGPKVLMDGHIDTVPVDEEKWTKKPFAGNIEDGKLYGRGTTDMKGAVCAMLLAGAYLAQDLKKEFAGEIFIAGVVHEECFEGVAAREISKYVKPDYVIIGEASQLNLKIGQRGRGEIVVETFGKPAHSANPEKGINAVYKMMKIIENIQKLPMTHHDTLGYGILELTDVKSSPYPGASVVPDYCRATYDRRLLVGETPESVLAPIQKLLDEMAKEDETLKAKVSYARGVEKCWTGATIEGERFFPGWLFEEKDEYVQKALKALEGIGQTPTITHYNFCTNGSHYAGEAGIKTIGYGPSRENLAHTIDEYIELDSLYNVTEGYYAILKAYLTK
- the dpaL gene encoding diaminopropionate ammonia-lyase is translated as MELLKWVHNKKSRDAGYKKSELSGFSSEEMKEVYDFHKSLPDYQATPLVDLKTLASYYGVKKVWMKDESKRFGLNAFKVLGGSYAIGKYLSQKLNRDMKDLPFNVLISDEVKKQLGDVTFVTATDGNHGRGVAWMAARLRQKSVVYMPKGSAQMRFDAIAKEGADVSITDLNYDDAVRLANKGAQDHGWIMVQDTAWDGYEEIPLWIMQGYSTIINEVVEQLEAAKEEKPTHVFLQAGVGSFAGAVQGYLAHLYGDDRPITVICEPHGANCIYKSMEANDGNPHNVTGDLTTIMAGLACGEPNTISWKILRDNADFSVSCDDQVAARGMRVLSSPLGTDTRVISGESGAVGLGLFTILSEKKEEYKELMKELKLDENSRILCISTEGDTDVEGFKNVVWNGAYPNK